The Canis aureus isolate CA01 chromosome 6, VMU_Caureus_v.1.0, whole genome shotgun sequence genome contains the following window.
TTGTTTGGTCAAAGTCTGGAGGAAGGGTTGTCTTACTGAGGTCTGGAGAAAGGGTTGTCTGGCTGAGGTCTGGAGAAAAGGTTGTCTGGTCAAGGTCTGGAGAAAAGGTTGTCTGGTCGAGGTCTGGAGAAAGCGTTGTTTGGTCAAAGTCTGGAGAAAGGGTTGTCTTGCTGAGGTCTGGAGAAAGGGTTGTCTGGCTGCGGTCTGGAGAAAAGGTTGTCTGGTCGAGGTCTGGAGAAAAGGTTGTCTGGTCGAGGTCTGGAGAAAGTGTTGTTTGGTCAAAGTCTGGAAAAAGGATTGTCTTGCTGAGGTCTGGAGAAAGGGTTGTCTGGCTGAGGTCTGGAGAAAAGGTTGTCTGGTCGAGATCTGGAGAAAAGGTTGTCTGGTCGAGGTCTGGAGAAAGTGTTGTTTGGTCAAAGTCTGGAAAAAGGGTTGTCTTGCTGAGGTCTGGAGAAAGGGTTGTCTGGCTGAGGTCTGGAGAAAAGGCTGTCTGGTCGAGGTCTGGAGAAAAGGTTGTCTGGTCGAGGTCTGGAGAAAGCGTTGTTTGGTCAAAGTCTGGAAAAAGGGTTGTCTTGCTGAGGTCTGGAGAAAGGGTTGTCTGGCTGAGGTCTGGAGAAAAGGTTGTCTGGTCGAGGTCTGGAGAAAAGGTTGTCTGGTCGAGGTCTGGAGAAAGTGTTGTTTGGTCAAAGTCTGGAGAAAGGGTGGTCTTACTGAGGTCTGGAGAAAGGGTTGTCTGGCTGAGGTCTGGAGAAAAGGTTGTCTGGTCGAGGTCTGGAGAAAGCATTGTTTGGTCAAAGTCTGGAGAAAGGGTGGTCTGGCTGAGGTCTGCAGAAAAGGTTGTCTGGTCAAGGTCTGGAGAAAAGGTTGTCTGGTCGAGGTCTGGAGAAAGTGTTGTTTGGTCGAAGTCTGGAGAAAGGGTTGTCTTGCTGAGGTCTGGAAAAAGGGTTGTTTGGTCGAGATCTGCAGAGATGGTTGCCTGCCAGGCTTCAGGTTCCAAGGAGGGGAACATTTGACCAATGTCAGTAGGGAAGGGCTCGTGTCTTAGGTCATAGTCCTGCATCTGGCCAGGCTCTGGGGGAGACGTGTGACTAGAGTCCACAGTGGAGTGCATTGAATTAGAGTCTTGAATAGGGAATGTTTGATAGTGTTCTTCTGGGAGTACTGTCTGATACAGATCTAAAGGGGAGCTTGTTTGACTGGTGTCATTTGGGGGATTCTGATTATGGTCAGGAAGTGAGGCTAACAGGGTAAGATTCATAGAGGGGAATGTCTGATTGAGGCCTGCAGGAAAAGATCTTCCATTGGATTTATGGAGTAATGATGAATGATCAAGTCTCCTGTCTGAAAATGTGGTATTGGCCTTTCCTCTTAGAGGATGGAAGCTCCTTGGAGATAGAGGAATAGGGTGTGCaagcttctgttcttttttcttttttcgtgTCTTAATGAGAAAAAGGCTTTTCTTCAATCCACCATTTCCTCTGTCCCATTTTACTTGTAGAGTTTTATTTCTAACTCCAGAAAATTTTGGGTAACCACTCTGCTTTCTGTGCTTGTTTGAGAGTGGGATGCTTTCTCCCCAAGACTTTGATGTATTCTGGGGGCTGTCCAACAGCTTATCAACAGCCATGTCTTCAGCATCTGGGACTATTTCATAACTACCTTTCTCAGAAACAAGATGCCATTTCCCATTCAAAATCTTAGatggattattttgttttaaaagtaacaGATCATTGGGAAGGTCTTTCCAGGGTCCTATTCTGGAAGGAGAAGAGTTGCCTTGGCTTAAATGTCTCCCAGGTTTAGGTGCTGAAAATCCCACCTGGGAGAACTTGTGCTTTGCTGTGTGCTCTCCTCCCTTATGCCTAGCATGTTCTTGATTCCTGAATCCTTCTGCATCAAGTGGAAGTAATTTTACCCCTGTGATATCTGACTGCAGAGGATCCTCCATAGAATCTTCAGAATAAGGGCTGGAATGCTCTGCCGTGGAATGGTTGAGAACTGAGTTCTTGTCTAAGCCAAtgtgtcccagagggggaccagctgTGGTGGCTTCTGGGTGAGGAAGAGTTTTCTGAGGTTTTGCAAAGTTATAGACAATAAGCCTGCTAAAATTACGTAAGGAAGAAGAATTGGAATTAAGAGCTGTATCGGTATTTGGAGGATCGAATTCAGAATTGTTCTCCAGAGCTAGGGCAGTAAGATTAAACTCATCTTCCTCTTGATTAAGTGATGAATTTCTGAATGACCTAATTCCTAACCATGAAGCCAGGTTGTTCTGGTAATCATAGTCAGCATCATTCTCATCACCATTGTCTTCTGGGGAATCACGCATTTTCCGGGTAGTCATGACTGTAGGTGCTAGAGATTCATATATAATCTCATAGGAGTCTTCATAATCATCCCGGATACACTTAACATCCCTGAATCTCAGCCTTAGGTTTTTGCTTCTTGGACTGGAATTTATTGTAGTTAACATCCAAGTTCCTGcagaacagagacagagaaaacagagagtgctaaatccagaaaaatatatagaaacccTACAATCCATTGTGGCAGATAATTTTCAATGAACATGATCAGTTAGTGATACTCAAGTGTGGTGTAGGGGCCACTGCTGATCATGTTCTACAATGACATAAGGAGAGAAGTTGGGCGTAAGTTGTTTAGAAAACTGTTTACCAATTTGACATTGCTGTGTATCCAAGCATGGGATCAGTGCACTCATCTCATATAACAGAATATGGATCAAAAGTATTGGTCAGTGGAGATTAGGGAGAAAAGTATTAGCACAGATAGTTTAAGAGTCACTATACTTAAAAAGGATGAGTTAGGAATAAAGTGGGCTTTGAATATCATAAACGTCTTGTTTGAAAATTGGAGTAGGGGGGAGGATGATGATGTTCACTCCTATAAGTAAGAGACATCTATATATTTCTAAGCAATAAATGATTCAAGTGGGCCCAGGGAAATTTTGAATCTCTTTGAAATGGTATTATCCACTGGCATACAGACGATTTCCTGGGGAGTTTCCAATAGTTACCACTTGTTGAGTCCTAAGCACTTGGTATATATGACAATTAGTGGTCAAAACAACCCTGTTAAATGTTATTGTGTTTTTGAGATGAATAAACAGAAGCTCAGTGAGGTCAAGTAACATGTCCAAGGTTACACAGATACTGAGTGTCAGAGCACATCTGAGGAACTCCAAAGCCCATGTGCTTTCCATGCTTTCCACTGCTGTCTGTGAGTCCAGCCTCCAAGGCTCTGTATCTGATGATCACTAACCCACAGTGGCATGGCTAGCTTTAAACACTGGAAAGCTCATTTTGATAAAAGAAACACTCTTTTGTGGCTGAATGTTCATGCTTTCTCCTCAAAATCATACCTTATCTTTTTGCTGTTGTGTCTGTACTTCTCATGTAGCCTGGAGAAGAATATATGAAACCCACATTAGGGGACTGGACGCATTTAAGTAATTAATTCCCCCAAATAGAAATCATGAGAAGTATTGAAAGGAAAGCCTGTAAGGTACCAGAAAGATAAACTCAGGAACTGTGGTAGTCTGGAAAGCTGCAGCAGACTTTTATAGACCAGAGGTTCCTTTCCAACTGTCCAGGCTCTTACCAACATTATCCATTGTGACGGTCACAGATTCCCCACGCATAGGGAAGAGGGTCAAGGTGTCTTCATGTCTCTTTCCATAGATGAATGAATGCCCAGTGAAGTGAATGGTCAAAATGTCATCCTGGGTCCCTATACTGCAGAAGTGCCACTGGACAGTATCATCAAAGCAGAATCCTAGTGTGGGTATACTCTCGGGCACATAGCCATTGATAGCTGAAAGAGTAAAATCTGTTAACATACAAGCCTCTGCCAAAAAAAGGAATGTGTCTAATTATACCTAAGATTAATGTCTCAATATTAATTTGGTTGTGTCAAAGCAGTAATTATGATAAACTTCACCAGGTCTAACATGTGACTAGAAGGTCAAACTCAGAACTCAGACATCCCAAATGAGAACTTATTTTCCTAAGTTCTCCTTTGGCTAAGGGAAAAATATTAGGATAAAGACAAAGCCTTTCATTCTTGttgacttattcattcatttgtcaagTGTATATCAAATGCCCTGTTTTCcacattttgcttttaaagatattctagagcgtctgccttgggctcaggtcatgatcctggggtcctgggatagagtccctgcttctccctctgcctatgtctctgcctctctttctgtgactctcatgaataaataaataaaatcttaaaaaaagatattctaaacATCAActtagaatattatttagaataattCTTCCTGGAAGAAAAGCATAATATAAGAAATTCATATTGACATATTAGTGAATAAGAAGTAATGTCCCTAAAAGGCATGCATATTTAGCACATTTACCAATTTTTTATTGTTCCTTCTTTACATTGAGATAATCTATAGTTTTCATTCAAGTACTGAGTTCAcacattttcattatctttcaAAAGCAGTATCTTTACTTAGGTTTTAAGCATGGTAATAAAATCACAGGTTTAATTTCTATGAGGGCAAGGCCCACATCAGCCCAGGTTACCACTCCAGCCCTGATAATAGTACAATGTCTGGCACTAGTGAacacttaaatatttactgaataacttCCTGACATAATACGCTTGTAGTTTGTATTATATTCAGGAGACTCTTCTAAATGGTCCATAGCTGTATGGTCTAGTACTGTAGCCACTAGTTACaagtggctattgagcacttgaaatgtggacAAACTggattgagatgtgctgtaagtataaaatacacaccagatttcagAGACCTAgtatgaaataaaaaaggaaatctcatcaatttttatattggtttatattaaaatgataatatttgggatatatttctctttaattattCATATAGCTActagaaagttttaaattatatttgtggCTCACACATAATTTCTAATGGATAGTACTAGACCAAAACTATGACAGATTCACtgccaaaaatgaaattatgcaAAGAAAGCTGAATAACTCCCCATTTGGAATTATTTTCATGGCACATGCCAGTTCTGATAATTCCAATAATTCATCTGAAACTATATGAATAAACTATGGTGAAGTCCTCCTCATATCTATGATTACCTATTAGAGAAAGTGATCATAATGACTCTTGACTGAGGAACAGTGGTGGAGACACTGACCACTGTGGCAAAGTTTGCTTCTAGCTGGTTTACTGAAATTTCTCTCAGTCTTCTCATAGCATTGGCTTTTGGTGCTGAAATTGAAAACCACAGCAAATGCCTCAACTTTGGCTCATGGAATTCCTTCTGTTCTGAACTTCTTACTGCTCACTTCAAACCTCTTCATGGCTTGGCTTTTTAAGATTCTTGGCTCCCCATATGCATATTGCCTTAGTTTGATTTGGCCATCCACCTTTGGATTACTTACTTTCTTTCTGCCCTGGCCATAAAGACTGTTCACCTTGCACCCAGTCTAAAACTTTCATATACTGCTGACCAAAGCCTATAGCCCCTTTCCTTACCACCCCCACCTCTCACTCTGTTCCTTTAGAGTGGATATGCCAAGGGCATGTACATATACGTATATACACATTTGGAGCATGAGACCAAGAAGCTTTCCTAAGGAGAACAAGCTTTTGGCCATTTGCTTAACAGGGTTGCTATCACCCAGGAACTTCATCATCAAATCCCTGGATTGTAATTGAGGATGAGAGATGAGTGGATTCTaatccatgtctctgcctttatgcACAGTCATACTTTAAGCATGGGAGTGAAAACATGATGGACAAAAACAGTGATTTGACTTACTGCTCATGATGTTTGATTCATAAAACTTGGGGTCATCACGTTTCACCTTATCAGGATTTTCACAGAATTTGTTGATATTGTCCTCAATGTACCAGCTCTTGTTCTCATCAAACACAGCAAACACAGCCTGCTGCTCAATGTCTGCTGCCCTCTGGAGGATAAACGTGCTGTGTTCAGCAATTAATGTTACAGTTGATACTAACCCACAATACTGAGTTCTCAGAAACCAAAGAGGCACAGTTTTGGGGACACTGAAGCCACAAATTCAggcatttatgagagagagccaATTTTGTACAGAGCCTTTTTTTTTGTACAGAGCCTTTGTTAGAACCAATGTAATATGCAAAGACAAACAGAGCAGATCAGAAAACACCCTAATAGAAAAATTTCTTCTCCTCATGGCAGCCGTAATTGTTATCTCTGTAAGTGGATACATTTTAACCTGAATAATGGACTAGATGTGCTCCAAATAGTTGCAAAGGATAGAGCAGAAGGTTGTAATAGGAAAGCTTTCTATCTCTCCCTGTTTCCTTTCTTAGCTCAAGAAATGAAAGTCTTCCAAATAcccatttctgatttttctaggAATAGATTTATTTTGTATGCCTTAGGATGAACTTCTTTGATTATAGCTTTGCCTTAATGGGAATTTTAAGTTAATAATATAAGACTATTATTCTCCAATGAAGATCCATatctttgttcactttttttctctataatttagTCTCACTAGAGGTGGACCATTGCCTGGGTTCAACTTCATCAGATACTATGTCCCCAAATTGTTATCTCTCTGGTGCAGGTCTCTTAAAAATAACAAGGGTTGGTAGAAAGCTTTACACTTTTACCAGGTGGTATCTCGCTGAGCCCCAAAATAACCCTGTAAAATTTGTTTAGGAGGGCATTACCCAtttgataaaaggaagaaattttaaaaaggctaagTGATTTGCTGATCACACAGCAGAAGACCTGGAATTTCACACCAAGACAAAATATGGTGTCACATGATAGAACTGCCTTCTAGAGTAAGAATCTAGATGaaaatagacaagaaaaaaaaaaaaaaaagcccaaaggaATAAATGTTGTCAGATTTTCACTGAAGAGGACAACataatattttctgttctctagAAGAAGCCTCATTATTTAGCAAGGAGATCTAATCTGTTCCAGCCAGAAGAAGTTCTCAGAGTTTCTGAAAGTTTATTTCATGGATGGAATACCTGTATGCCTCGCTTATCCAGGGATCTGCTCTTACAAATTAGAAGTAGCCCAATCAGCCCAGAGGCAATGTCCCTTGTGACGTCCACATTACTGTAGTATGGTCTCGTTAAGCACTGTGCATCATTTTCTGTGGGTTCATCAGACTCTAGGATGTTCCACTTATAAGTATAGGTTTCCCCTGGTTGAACTGCTCTGATCATGGTGTTATTGTCTGAAAGAAAATAGAGTcaaaattgtttccattttcaaaattattacatTAAACAAATAGACAAACAGGGGGTTCTCATTAAAACCAATTAATATTAGGAAaggaatattctttttatattaagcTCCACTTAACAGAACCCTGGATTACATGTCACCATTAGAGATTGCTCCACTAGAGGCCGCTATGGCCGCTATGGCAGCCATGGGACTAAGAATTTACTTCCAAGCACTAAGTAAACTAAACCCCTGAAGTGAGCAGGGTTTGGTTCTGACTTTTAGGATACCCTACTTGTATAGTGCCTGACTGCACAAGTTACATTACTGAGGAAAGAGGACCGTAGGAAAATATGGCATCCTCTCAGAGGTGAATAGTCTCATTCAGTAGACTCCAATTCAAACCTGAAGTGAAGGAAGAGTTGACTTCATCTTCATAAGGAGAGAAGGTCACTCCATGAGGGTAAATGCTGTAGACACGGCTGGCCATATTTTTGAACACGATCTACAAAGTTAattcaaattcattatttctaGGACTTAAATTCAATTGTGAAAATTAACATAGGATGCTAGCTTGGCATATTCACTTGTTGGAgggtgcgtgtgtgcgtgtgcgcaaACTTGTTCTGTTCCTCTCAGCAGCAACCTCTTCCCATCACCTGGCAGAAACTTGTGAGACAGTTTTGAGTCTCACTTTTGAGACTCACCTGGTAAGgtggaaaatggaaagagaatccTTCCCTTAGGAGTGACATTTTCCTCACAATATATCACTCTTTCCAAACTGATCCCCGTGCCCCATCCCCTCTCCTCTCAGCTTGGACCACATCTGTCTTCAGATGTGTCTGTTCCTTCTCCTCTTTAGAACATGATCCCCTTCTCCAGCCTGGCAGATCTCCTAGGACAGTGTCTTGGTGCCAACTTCTGAGGGGCACACAAATAGCCAGATCCTGAATCTCCAGTGAGGTATATTTATACTTGCTAAAAAGCACCTAAAAGGGATGGGGGAAATCAGAaatgagggaagggaaagaggaactgAGAAAGGCTACTTTCTATCcctctgttatttttaaatgaacagaatTGTCCTTGTGTGCAGATATGTTAGTTCACCCCAACAAAGGGGTGAAGGGGGAGCATCATTTACACAGGAGTCCTAGTTAGGCTCCTTAATCTTCAAAAGAGAACTTTAATCTTATCTTCTGTTGGTTGATTGCCAAAGCATTTGGATCACCCTTAATCTATAGATACCCTGCATTCTAGAATCTTGCCAAAGATTGCAACCTTTACTTCTCTGCTGCTCAGTTTTTATCAAAAGCTTGataacatatttttaaggaaaGTTGTCTGAAGAACACTTGGTGTTCTTGAATCATATCTAAATTTACCTTCATTGGATTCTAATCATGGGAGAACTACATACTTAGAGCACAATGATGAATTGTTTCTACTCAATTATGTTTACTGTTATGCTCTCAGCTATAATGACAAACATTGTTTTACAAAACTATGGGACTTACtggtttatttattaaagaataatttgtttatttgagagacaaagagaatgtgtgtagtggggcaggggcagagggagagagagaatctcaagcagactccctgctgagcatggagccagatgagggctctgtctcaggaccctgagattatcaagagccaatatcaagagtcagatgcttaaccgactgagctacccaggggccccagcaatTTATTTACTATACCATTGTAGGGATTATATCAAGGATTCTATGGACTATATTATACTGCATCCTCTTTTTAAGGATCCATGGGAGAAACTGGTCTTGGTATCAGGGGAAACTATGTTTTCTTTATGACTACTGTGAACCTTGCCTTGACATATTTTACTTGGCTACTAGTAAGCTTTGGACAAAATTTGTAGGCAACATGCATATGGCATGTGTTTTATTATACCTATGCatggctttattttctttgtcctcATATTATCTTTCACCTCTCTTtggctctttgtttttttcctttataatttgaTAAATTGTCTCAGATGCTTTGTATTATAAGGTAGGCTATAAATCAGAGCAAATACTACATAAAAACTAGAGTTGCATTTGAATTAAAAACTATATGGacagggtgcctgcgtggctcagtggttgagtgtctgcctatggttcaggtcgtggtcctggagtcctgggatcaagtcccgcatcaggctccctgtggagagtctgcttcttcctctgcctctgtctctgccttgctctgtgtgtgtctcatgaaaaaataaataaaatctttaaaaaacctacatggacatattttttttaatacaaataacCAGTACTTATAAACTGtctttcctatttaatttctttcatggtTCTATATTTCTGTTACTTACTTTGAGTGTGTCTCTGACCTGGGCTCTGATAACAGGGCCCAAGATCCCATCTTCTTTGATATTCAAATTCTCCAAACGCTTGGTGAAAGACTCATCTTGGTACTGTTTGTAGACAACCTTCTTATACTGTTTCCCAATTTGGTTTGAGAAATTATCCAAATGCAGAGATCTGTATTTTCTTAAagtgaaatgaattttttaaaaaattaaaccatttcCTCAACTAAAGACCCCAGTATGATGAGGAAACCCTTGTACTTAGAAGTTCTGCTCTTGGATTAGCTAAAGTgctagttttcttaaaaaaaaaaaatcttaatgtggTTTGCAAAGTCCCAATATCTGCTCTCTAGTTGGAAGACTGAAAACCTCTTATCTGTCTTCTCTACCACCGATAAAGTTGTAGCATGGTTGGAAATAACTACTTAGAACTTCCTGTCACTCTGGTCACTAGAATAGACCTTAGATATCTCTGGGAAAAGGTCTACCCAAAAGAAAGGAGAGGCCATACTATGATTTCTTCTCAAGTCTTCCTTATCACTTAATTTATGGTAACTTTATTGACTTCCCAGGTATTTCTCAATCTCTAAAAGTATGTTCCCATACCAAGAAGCTTTGACTATCTTTATTAGCCATAGTTCCACACTGTTGAGCTAGCCCTCCTACCATCCACCCAGTCCCAGTGCCAACTAAAAAACAACCACCTTCACCCATCTTCTGTAGCTACTGTGATAAAAGATTTGGGGCAGCAACATGAAACACTTTTCCTCCTGGTCCTCTTTATTGTCTTAGTTTGTAAAAATGGCAGTTCCATGATAGAATTTACCcatttttgtgcatttattttgcaCAATAAAAAGCACacactgggggatccctgggtggctcagtggtttagcgcctgccttcagcccagggtgtgatcctggagtccggggattgagttctgtgtcaggcttcctgaatggagcctgcttctgcctctctctctctctccctgtgtctctcatgaatgcatgaatgaataaataaaattaaaaaaaaaaaaaagcacacactgTTGCCAGAGTCCTGGAATCTTATCTCAGTTCTgtcaattattattatataatccTGAGCAAGTTcc
Protein-coding sequences here:
- the F5 gene encoding coagulation factor V isoform X2, whose protein sequence is MASRVYSIYPHGVTFSPYEDEVNSSFTSDNNTMIRAVQPGETYTYKWNILESDEPTENDAQCLTRPYYSNVDVTRDIASGLIGLLLICKSRSLDKRGIQRAADIEQQAVFAVFDENKSWYIEDNINKFCENPDKVKRDDPKFYESNIMSTINGYVPESIPTLGFCFDDTVQWHFCSIGTQDDILTIHFTGHSFIYGKRHEDTLTLFPMRGESVTVTMDNVGTWMLTTINSSPRSKNLRLRFRDVKCIRDDYEDSYEIIYESLAPTVMTTRKMRDSPEDNGDENDADYDYQNNLASWLGIRSFRNSSLNQEEDEFNLTALALENNSEFDPPNTDTALNSNSSSLRNFSRLIVYNFAKPQKTLPHPEATTAGPPLGHIGLDKNSVLNHSTAEHSSPYSEDSMEDPLQSDITGVKLLPLDAEGFRNQEHARHKGGEHTAKHKFSQVGFSAPKPGRHLSQGNSSPSRIGPWKDLPNDLLLLKQNNPSKILNGKWHLVSEKGSYEIVPDAEDMAVDKLLDSPQNTSKSWGESIPLSNKHRKQSGYPKFSGVRNKTLQVKWDRGNGGLKKSLFLIKTRKKKKEQKLAHPIPLSPRSFHPLRGKANTTFSDRRLDHSSLLHKSNGRSFPAGLNQTFPSMNLTLLASLPDHNQNPPNDTSQTSSPLDLYQTVLPEEHYQTFPIQDSNSMHSTVDSSHTSPPEPGQMQDYDLRHEPFPTDIGQMFPSLEPEAWQATISADLDQTTLFPDLSKTTLSPDFDQTTLSPDLDQTTFSPDLDQTTFSADLSQTTLSPDFDQTMLSPDLDQTTFSPDLSQTTLSPDLSKTTLSPDFDQTTLSPDLDQTTFSPDLDQTTFSPDLSQTTLSPDLSKTTLFPDFDQTTLSPDLDQTTFSPDLDQTAFSPDLSQTTLSPDLSKTTLFPDFDQTTLSPDLDQTTFSPDLDQTTFSPDLSQTTLSPDLSKTILFPDFDQTTLSPDLDQTTFSPDLDQTTFSPDRSQTTLSPDLSKTTLSPDFDQTTLSPDLDQTTFSPDLDQTTFSPDLSQTTLSPDLSKTTLPPDFDQTTLSPDLDQTTFSPDFGQTILSPDFDQILLSPDLSQATLSPDISQTALPPDLRQTSLPLDLDQTSYTSESSPSILLPEFGQTLPYPDLGQVPSLTPSHTSPTLNNAFPPEELNPPVVVGLSANDGDYIEIIPRQKEESSEEYSAEIGYVTYDDPYQTDTRTDINSSRNPDNIAAWYLRSNNGNRKYYYIAAEELYWDYSKFAQSEDVDDHIHAQENTVYKKVVFRKYLDSTFTKRDPLGEYEEHLGILGPVIRAEVDDVIQVRFKNLASRPYSLHAHGLSYEKSSEGKTYEDDSPEWFKEDNAVQPNSSYTYVWHATTRSGPENPGSACRAWAYYSAVNPEKDIHSGLIGPLLICRKGVLDKSNTPMDIREFVLLFMVFDEKKSWYYKKKAQSPRSWRLTSSEAKHSHEFHAINGMTYNLPGLRMYEQEWVRLHLLNMGGSRDIHVVHFHGQTLLENGTQQHQLGVWPLLPGSFKTLEMKSSKPGWWLLNTEVGENQRAGMQTPFLIIDRECKMPMGLSTGIIADSQIKASEHLGYWEPKLARLNNGGSYNAWIPEKPSTELDSKPWIQIDMQREVVFTGIQTQGAKQYLKSYYTMEFYVAYSSDRTNWQIFKGNSTRNVMYFDGNSDASTIKENNFDPPIVARYIRITPTRSYNRPALRLELQGCEVNGCSTPLGMESGKIENKQITASSFKKSWWGDYWEPFRARLNAQGRVNAWQAKANNNKQWLQIDLLKIKKITAIVTQGCKSLSSEMYVKSYTIHYSDQGMEWKPYRQKSSMVDKIFEGNNNVKGHVKNFFNPPIISRFIRIIPKTWNQSIALRLELFGCDIY